CAAAGGCCAGACACGATTGGATGAGTCTCAGATACCAAGACTTTAGGTCTGTGGCCGAGTACCATTTTGCTTTGATCAGAATCGTGTACCAACTGAGACTGTGTGGTGAAGTGGTAACAGATGAGGATGTATTGTTCAAGGCATACTCCACATTCCATCCAAGAGACCTGTTATCGAAACATATCTATAGAGAAAGAGGTTTCACCACGTACAATGACCTGGTTTCTTGCCTAACGGTGATTGAGAATGACAATGTATTAAAGAGGAGTAGTGAGATGAGATACCCTGATACAAATAAGACTGATATGGATCAGAATGAATCCAAGGGAGTCGTGTCCAATATAACTCAAGGAGTGGCCGGCATGTCTTTTGACTAAGAGGGATCTCGACATTTTATTTTAAGTCCTTGACTTGTGATTTGCTTTAACCTAATTTTTATTCACGATTTTATATAATAGAACT
This portion of the Brassica rapa cultivar Chiifu-401-42 unplaced genomic scaffold, CAAS_Brap_v3.01 Scaffold0961, whole genome shotgun sequence genome encodes:
- the LOC117131457 gene encoding uncharacterized protein LOC117131457: MRHHLTEVLRNQYLHIENPHDLWTELKSRYTIVLLPKARHDWMSLRYQDFRSVAEYHFALIRIVYQLRLCGEVVTDEDVLFKAYSTFHPRDLLSKHIYRERGFTTYNDLVSCLTVIENDNVLKRSSEMRYPDTNKTDMDQNESKGVVSNITQGVAGMSFD